The genome window GCTATTAGTTCGCACCGGTTGTAGTATCGTCCGGAAGGGTGGCTCAGTGGTAGAGCAACCGCCGTTCGGGTGCGCACGCATCCACGGTGGATTACTTAGGCTTCGCGTGGTTCGACTCCCGCCCCTTCCGCTCGCGCCGACGAACGGCAACGAGTCGGCGACGAATCGGCGACGAACGCTCGGACAGATCGCGTCGATTCACGACGACAGTCGAAAACTCACCGCCCGAAGGCGGAGCCTACCGGCGGGGTGAAAGGTTACTCGAATCCACAGTAATCCTTCGAGACGCCCCGAGGCGCTCGAAATCGACCGCTCCGGGCGGGTTCGACGACTGTCGTAGAGGGATTTTATTATTGTCGAACCCATCGGGTCGAACAAGATGATGTCGCAGTCCAGCCAACGGGCGACCGTTCCCGATACGCTCCGTTCACCGCGCGCAAAACTCGTGTACCTGTACCTCTCGACGCACGGCGAGGCCACCGTCGCAGAACTGCAAGAGAGCCTCGCGATGACGAAGCTCACACTCTACAGCATCCTTCGAACGCTTCAGGGGGAGGGACTCGTCGGCCGCGACGCCAGTTCCGACCGCTACTCGCTGGTCTGACGGACTATCGGTTTCTCGGAGCGCGCGCTTTTCTGACGGTCGCTCCGTCCCTCACCATGTCGTCGCAGCGCGGGCAGACCCGCGGATTTTCCACTTCGTCGGGCGTGAAGACGCGAGCGTACGCTCGGGTGACGAACGCCCCGCAGTTCGCACATTCAGGCATGTCGATACGTTTCGATGGTAGCCATATATAAAATTTACCGCACTCAGAGCAACGCCAGCAGTACGCCGACGAGAATCAGGGCGAACAGGAACGATACGACGCCGAGGAAGAATCGGTCTGCGTTGTCCATCGTACCGAGAGTGAACTCCGTTTCGACATAAACGTTCGCCGGTCGGTGAACGTTTACGGCTCTCTGTGAAACCCGCGAACCGACGCCTCCACCGAGAGCAGGGCCGCCGACACCAGCAGACAGACGGCGGAGACGAGTGCGAGAACCGAGACGTCGACGACGGTGACGCCGAGACCCGTCTGCGCGAAGGGGTTACCGCCGCCGGCGGCGACGTATCTCTCGACCGCGTCGACGCCGCCGAACCCGAGCAGGACGAACGCGTGGACCATCGCCGTCGCGAAACTGCCGGTGAAGAATCCGAGCAGCGAGCAGACGGCTTCGGCGTTGAGCAACTCGCGCGCTTGCGTCTCGTTCATCGTCCGGCCCAGTCGAAGCCGCCAGACGCCGACCGCAGCGTGGCCGACGCCGGTCAGCGCGACGAGCGAGACGGCGACCAGACCCACGAACGCGACCTTCGGAGCCGCGAAACCGATGCGTTCGGGGAGATACGCCCGCCGAACCGCCTCCGGGAGGACCGCGAGCGCCGGATACAACCCCGCCAGCGAGAACAGCAGATAGCTCTGCCAGGTGAGTTTTCGGGTGAGCGATTGCTGAAAGAGGCTGTGTCGCTCCGCTTGCAGTCGCTCGTAGGCGGATTCGCCCAAGAGCGCGTCGGCAATCGGATCCTCGACGGACACGCTGGTGGGTCTCTGTTCTCACTATTTATATCTATCGACTGTGTGAACGAATGTCGTTCGCCGTCTCGCCGAACCGACGGCGAGCGAACAGCGCACGAGTGTCGTGCGTCCGTCTGACGTAGGTATATAACGTTGCTTCGCCCACGTATCACTCAGCAGTACTGTACTGCTCGACAAAGAGTCGCGGGCGCACCGCGACACCTGACACACCTTCTCGAAACCGTCGTCGGCGCAGAGCGCCCGCCATCGGCGTAGTCCGGGTTATCGGACGTCGGCTGAGCGCCGGAACAGTCGAAGCGTGTCGTTGTCGAGCCGTTCCGACGCCGTTTCGGTGAATCCGCGGGCGGAGAAGATCCGGCTCCAGCGGCGGTGGTACAGCGGAACCGCGTCGTCGACGTAGTTCACCTCGGGCGTCTCCGCGTCCGCGTCGCCTTCGATCTCGACGGTGAGGAGGCAGTCGGCCGCGACGCGCGCGAGTTCGTCGAACACCCACTCGTTGTCGGGGTGGATGTGCTGGAGCGTCTCCACCGAGTAGACGACGTCGAACGCGTCGTCGTCGAACGCCGAGACGACGCTCTCGATGGCGTCGATGTAGAACGTTCCCGCGGCGGCGAGCTCGGGGTACGCCTGTCGCATCACCGTCATCGCCTCCTCGTTGACATCGATGCCGTGGAGGTTTCGGTACCCGTTGTCGTGCAGGTGCGCGAGATGTCGACCCGAGCTACAGCCGAGCTCCAGAATCGACGGCTCCGGCTCGGAGTCGGCGGTGCGCTCGATGTGTCGACGAATCGCCTCGCTGGTCTCGTCGGGACCGTAGTGGGCGTAGTAGTCCGGGGAGAACTCGCCGGAACGCTCGGCCCATCGCTGACGGAGTTCGTCGGGGGTCATAGCTAATCGAGCACGGCCGCGCGGTTAAGTAGCCGGTTTCGACGGGCGGTGACCGGTGTCGCTCGAAGCGAGGCGCTCCGGAGTCGTCGTCAAAAATGAAAACGGTGGTCGAGAATCGATGCTGCCGCGGCTTCGAGATTACAGTCGGGTGACGTTCGTCGCGCGCGGGCCTTTCGGGGCCTGCTCGATGTCGAACTCCACTTCCTGTCCCTCTTCGAGGTCCGGGCCGCCGACGTCTTCCATGTGGAAGAAAACGTCTTCGTCCGCGTCTTCAGTCTCGATGAATCCGTAACCGCCGGTGTCGTTGAAAAAGTCGACCGTACCTTTCGCCATTGCATCTAGTCTGAGTCGCTACCCACTCATAACCCTTTTGAGCGAATCGGGGGGTGCGGACCCGCACCTGGAGTCGTCGGGAGCGGTTCTCCGCGGCCGCGTGTCGGCGATAGACGCGGCCACACCGCCCGCTAATGGTCGACAACCGCTCCGACCGGGTCGCGGCGAACGCGACGCCGAAGACGATTCGAGCGCGGTACCGATAGCCGACTGGTCCATCGCAACGCCGATGGCGACACCGAGTGTCATCTCTGCACCGGCGTTCTGCTGTGAACTGTCCTCGCTGCGCTCCGAAAAGGGAGAGCCAGGAGTGGGATTTGAACCGCGGTCGTTCCGCTCACGGTGCTCGCGTCACTCCCTGATTCGAATCCCACCGTCTCGCTCGTGCGTCCTCGTTACGGTCGGACAGAAGAGCCAGGAGTGGGATTCGAACCCACGAAGTCTCGATTACAAGTCGAGTGCATGAACCGCCCATGCTCTCCTGGCGCGCCGTCAGTTATCGGTCCGCCGGGTCGTTATTATCGTTTTCGACACGCTTCTCCAGCTCGACGCGGTGGAGGCGGTAGCCGCGGCGTTCGTACAGTCTGCGGGCGGCGTCGTTGCCGGCCATCGCTTCGAGTCGGATCACGTCCGCGCCGGCGCCGGCGAGCGCGCTCTCGGCGGCATCCAACAGGGCGCTTCCCACGCCGTCGTTGCGGTACTCGGGGTCGACGTAGACGTTCTGAATCGTGCCGCGGGAGATGTCCTGTTCGTAGCCGTCGACCTCCGGTTCGAACATGACGAAACCGACGATGTCGGAGTCGCGAGCGACGAGCAAACCACCGACGATGATGTGGCGCGTGATGGCGTCGTAGATCTGCTCGCGGTTCTCCTCGGCGCGGAGGTGCGACCCGAACTCGCGCTGTCCGTCCGCGAGCGCCACCCAGAGATCCGCGATACGGCCCGCCTCGGTCATCTCGGGAGGTTCTATCTGGACGCTCACGTGGCCTCGTCTCCGTCCCGACGTGCGAAACCGTCTCTGTTCGACTCGATAATATATTTTCAGTATCACACACCATAGAGTTTTCTGCAATCGGCATCCGTGAGCGCCTTCCGGCGTCGGAATGAAGAAATACTTATAAGTGTTCCACGTCCGCACACATCATGGTGATAGTTAACAATGGGTATTGGTGAAACCTACTCCCGGAGCCGTCGGTTCGTCGACAGACGGCCGCTGACGCACACGGTCGGCGCCGCGGCGGGGGTCGTTCTCGTGTTGTATCTTCTGTGGGTGCTCGTCGCGCAGTTGGCGAGCGGAGAGTTGCGAATCTACGAGCTCGGCGCACTGATGTGGGACGGGCTGATGCGCGGACTCGTCATCGGTCTCGCGGGCGTCGGCCTGTCGATGACGTACAGCATCCTGAACTTCGCGAACTTCTCGCACGGCGATTACATCTCCGCCGGCGCGTTCTCGGGGTGGGCGACGACGTACCTCGTCGCCGGTCTCGGCCGCGCCGACGTCGGGTCGCTGTTGCTCGTCGGGGCGGGCGGGTCGGTGTTCGGCGGCGCGCTCGGCGTCGGTATCTCGACGACGCCGCTGGCGGTCGTCCTCGGCGTCGTCGTCGCCGGCGTCGGCGGGGTTCTGCTCTCGCTGTTCGTCGACCGAACCGTGTTCAAACCGCTCCGCGACGAGGACGGTATCACGCTGCTCATCGCGAGCATCGGCGTCGCCTTCGCGCTTCGCTACCTCATGCAGTTCGTCTTCGGCTCCGACGTTCGAGGGACGACCTCGCAGCCGCCGGCGTACTCGTTCTACGTCGTCGACGGGTGGGTCCGCGTCAACTACCACGACATGACGCTCCTCGTCGTCGCCGGCGGCCTGATGGTCGGCGTTCACCTGCTCCTCCAGCGCAGCAAACTCGGCAAGGCGATGCGAGCGATGTCTGACAACGGTGACCTCGCCCGCATCACGGGCATCCCGACCGAACACGTCGTCCGCTGGACGTGGATCATCGGCGGCGCGCTCACCGGCGTCGCGGGCTACATCTTCGTGCTCTGGAAGGGGACGCTCGCCTTCGACGACGGGTGGCTGCTCCTGCTTCTCATCTTCGCGGCGGTCATCCTCGGCGGCATCGGCTCGGTGTACGGCGCTATCGCCGGCGGCATCGTCATCGGCCTCACCGCGTCGATGGCCGTCATCTGGATTCCGTCGGCGTTCGCCCGCGCGGCCGCGTTCGCCGTGATGATTCTCATCCTGTTGGTGCGCCCGCAGGGCATCTTCGCCGGGAGGACGACGGCATGAGCGCCGACGGCGAGAACGAGGGCGCGACGAAGAGTCGCGTCGACGACGTACTCGGGAGGCTCCGCGACGGCGACGCGGGACTGATTCTGCTCGTCCTCGGCGGCATCTATCTCGCGTACATCCTCAGCGGCGTCGTCCTCGGCTACCAGCTCCGCGGACAGCTGAACTCGATCGCCGCGCTGACGTTCTACATCGGCGTCTTCGCGCTGTTGGCGCTGGCGCTGAACCTCCACTGGGGGTACACCGGTCTGTTCAACATCGGCGTCGTCGGTTTCATGGCCGTTGGTATCTACGTGATGGCGCTCGTCTCGAAGCCGGTGTACACCCCGGGCGGGGCCGCGCAGGTCGGCGGACTCGGACTCCCGCTGTGGGTCGGCGTTCTGGCCGGGATGCTCGCGGCGGCGGTGTTCGGGTTCGTCGTCGCGTTACCGGCGTTACGGTTGCGGGCGGACTACCTCGCCATCGTCACCATCGCGATGTCCGAAATCGTCCGTTTCTCGTTTCTCTCCAGCGAGTTCCAGCGCTTCGAACTGTTCGGCAACCCGGTCGGCTTCGGCGGCGGTTCGGGGCTCATCCTCGACTACACCGCGCCGCTGGAGGCGTTCTTCCGGACATTCGGGCTCTGGGACGCCTACCTCGGCGTCGTGCGGGCGTTCGGTACGTTCGGGCCACTGAACCTGAACAACCCGAAACCCATCGTCGACAATCTCGTCTACGGCGGCGTGTTGCTGCTGTTCGTCGCGGGCTACTACTGGCTCCTGAAGCGGACCGGCGAGTCGCCGTTCGGCCGCGTGCTGAAGGCGATTCGAGAGGACGAGGACGTGGCGAACGCGCTCGGCAAGAACACCAACCAGTTCAAGGTGAAATCGTTCATGCTCGGCTGTGCGCTCATGGGTCTCGCCGGCATCCTCTGGTTGGCCGGACAGGGCGCGGTGACGCCGAACTTCTTCCGCCCGCGCATCACCTTCTTCGTCTGGATCGCGCTCATCATCGGCGGCGCGGGGTCGAACACGGGCAGCGTCCTCGGCGGTGCTATCTTCGCGGGCGTTCTGTACCAGGGACCGCTGTACCTCAAGAACGTGCTGGAGGCGGTGCTCCCGCAGACGAACGCGCCGAACAGTTTCGGCCCGGCGGTGGCACCCATCTTCCAGTCGTTCGACGTGCTCCCGTTCGTCTGGTACACCCTCGACAGCATCCGACAGCTCCAGTTGGTCATCATGGGCCTCGTGCTCATCTGGCTGATGCACAACCGGCCCGAAGGGTTGCTCGGCCACCGTAAGGAGATCGCCGCGAGTATCGACCTCTCGCGGCCGACGCGGTCGTCGACGCCGGCGACGGCCGCGGACGGAGGTGAGCGCGATGAGTGAGACGACCGGACCGAACGAATCGACGAACGAGGCGGTACCGAACGAATCGACGAACGAGGCGGTACCGAACGAATCGACGAACGAGGCGGAGACCGACGAGATGAGCGAGACCACGAAGACGACTGAGACGACGCAGTCGACGGCCGCACAGCAACCGACGGAGGCGGTCGACGACCCGACGTCGACGGACCCTGCCGAGTACCCGCTACGCGTCGAGAACCTCCGCAAGACGTTCGGGGGCATCGTCGCCGTCGACGACGCGAGTTTCGAGGTCGAACGCGGGACGCTCACCGGCCTCATCGGTCCGAACGGCGCGGGGAAGTCGACGACGTTCAACCTCATCACCGGGATGTACACGCCCGACCGGGGACGCGTCGTCTTCAACGGCGAGGAGATCACCGGACTGCCGCCGCACCGCGTCGCCGACCGAGGATTGGTCCGAACGTTCCAGATCGCCCGAGAGCTCTCCGAGATGACGGTACTGGAGAAC of Haloprofundus halophilus contains these proteins:
- a CDS encoding helix-turn-helix domain-containing protein; protein product: MMSQSSQRATVPDTLRSPRAKLVYLYLSTHGEATVAELQESLAMTKLTLYSILRTLQGEGLVGRDASSDRYSLV
- a CDS encoding DUF7563 family protein yields the protein MPECANCGAFVTRAYARVFTPDEVENPRVCPRCDDMVRDGATVRKARAPRNR
- a CDS encoding class I SAM-dependent methyltransferase, with the translated sequence MTPDELRQRWAERSGEFSPDYYAHYGPDETSEAIRRHIERTADSEPEPSILELGCSSGRHLAHLHDNGYRNLHGIDVNEEAMTVMRQAYPELAAAGTFYIDAIESVVSAFDDDAFDVVYSVETLQHIHPDNEWVFDELARVAADCLLTVEIEGDADAETPEVNYVDDAVPLYHRRWSRIFSARGFTETASERLDNDTLRLFRRSADVR
- a CDS encoding cold-shock protein, with translation MAKGTVDFFNDTGGYGFIETEDADEDVFFHMEDVGGPDLEEGQEVEFDIEQAPKGPRATNVTRL
- a CDS encoding GNAT family N-acetyltransferase, producing the protein MSVQIEPPEMTEAGRIADLWVALADGQREFGSHLRAEENREQIYDAITRHIIVGGLLVARDSDIVGFVMFEPEVDGYEQDISRGTIQNVYVDPEYRNDGVGSALLDAAESALAGAGADVIRLEAMAGNDAARRLYERRGYRLHRVELEKRVENDNNDPADR
- a CDS encoding branched-chain amino acid ABC transporter permease, with the protein product MRGLVIGLAGVGLSMTYSILNFANFSHGDYISAGAFSGWATTYLVAGLGRADVGSLLLVGAGGSVFGGALGVGISTTPLAVVLGVVVAGVGGVLLSLFVDRTVFKPLRDEDGITLLIASIGVAFALRYLMQFVFGSDVRGTTSQPPAYSFYVVDGWVRVNYHDMTLLVVAGGLMVGVHLLLQRSKLGKAMRAMSDNGDLARITGIPTEHVVRWTWIIGGALTGVAGYIFVLWKGTLAFDDGWLLLLLIFAAVILGGIGSVYGAIAGGIVIGLTASMAVIWIPSAFARAAAFAVMILILLVRPQGIFAGRTTA
- a CDS encoding branched-chain amino acid ABC transporter permease codes for the protein MSADGENEGATKSRVDDVLGRLRDGDAGLILLVLGGIYLAYILSGVVLGYQLRGQLNSIAALTFYIGVFALLALALNLHWGYTGLFNIGVVGFMAVGIYVMALVSKPVYTPGGAAQVGGLGLPLWVGVLAGMLAAAVFGFVVALPALRLRADYLAIVTIAMSEIVRFSFLSSEFQRFELFGNPVGFGGGSGLILDYTAPLEAFFRTFGLWDAYLGVVRAFGTFGPLNLNNPKPIVDNLVYGGVLLLFVAGYYWLLKRTGESPFGRVLKAIREDEDVANALGKNTNQFKVKSFMLGCALMGLAGILWLAGQGAVTPNFFRPRITFFVWIALIIGGAGSNTGSVLGGAIFAGVLYQGPLYLKNVLEAVLPQTNAPNSFGPAVAPIFQSFDVLPFVWYTLDSIRQLQLVIMGLVLIWLMHNRPEGLLGHRKEIAASIDLSRPTRSSTPATAADGGERDE